The DNA segment taaatcattagcaattttGTGGTGTAGAAACAAATATTTCTATTAAGTCTTTATGACTTATATTAGTAAcagcttggtacatacgatttaTATGCACAAGTTTGAGGGAGAacattagatatattatatttatcttttatctttagttagtttgtcactatttcatatttgtattttggatttagcctatatttcttccattattaaataagtttagcttaatttttttacataacaaatcatttcaaaactatcaattattcaaatttattttatataaaataaaaccaaagacaaatttaaaatataatacaatttcatttttgcagTCTCCTTCATCACATCTACTCTAAACTTTCCACATCCTTAAATTAAAcaatctcatttttttcattttttttccttccctCTCAACCCCCAACCCAAATCAAAACAAGTGAATAATTAATTACCAATCAATTATGGCTTCTAAATGAAGTAGATCTTATCATGGGCTTTTTTGCTCTTAATTTAGCCCAGATATATAATTAGTCAGGCCCAACACTGAAATGTGCTGTGGTAACCGACCCGAATAGCGATTCGGATCAGAAGATGAGTGACTCGGTGTTCATCGAGTGGAGGAGCTGAGCAGAGGAGTTTGGGAAGTGTTTGGTGGCTTCTCAGATTCTGTTCCtttgtgagagagagagagagagagagagatgacGGTAGCAGCAGGAATCGGTTACGCTCTGGTAGCGTTAGGGCCCTCTCTCTCCCTCTTCATTTCCGTCATTTCCAAAAAGCCCTTCCTCATTCTCACTGTTCTCTCCAGGTATGCACGCTCCATTTCTTTTGACTCGATCTCACCAAACCACAAACGCTGTGTCTTGCAATATCGCAATTCACCCTCGCCATGTTACTCTTTGCTTCATCAGTTACTCTTCGTTGCCAGCTAGGGTTTCATGATTATTCTATTGGcttcaaatgaaatatttatgtattattctTATGAAATTTTGTTCTGTTGATTTAATCTGTGAATGCAGTACACTGTTGTGGCTTATTAGTTTGATTGTGCTGTCTGGAATATGGAGGGGGTTTTTGCCCCTCAATACAACCTCTTGGTGGCCTTTTGGAATTCTTATATTCTCATGTGTTGCTTTTCAAGAAGCTCTGAGGCTGTTCTTCTGGAAAGTATACAAGTAAGCTTATATTCCTGTTGTTTTCTTCTCCAATGCTGTGATGTTGTTGTTaggttatattaaaaatatggtCGCTACACCTCACACCGTTTTTCATTCTAGTCCCTTTATGTAAATGGTAGCAATCTACATTTTAGTCGTATATGAAAAaattgacactttttttttttccattttagaaTGTACATGAAGAAAATTAGTCCTTATTTTAGTTCCTTCCTGCATTAAGAATTCTATATTTTGGTTCCTAGCGTTTTTGCTTTGGTCCctttgtgaaaaaaattgtaacacTGTTAAATTGTGAACAACTGTGTTGCAGGGACTAAAACGAAAATAGTTTTGGATATAAACGCAAAGTTTATAGTTTAACCTTGCTGTTACTTGATGCTTTTGGAACTTATTTGACAATATGATGGAGTATCTGACCATTTTGTAcgaattgttttatttgatcTGCTATACCAATGTTGCGTTTgtctattgattatttattctattttattttcctgtTGATATTTTGTAGGAAGTTAGAAGACATGTTAGATGCCTTTGCTGACAGAGTATCAAAACCACATCTTCTCCTGACAGATAAGATGCTGATTGCTCTGGGTAAGAATATGGGGACTTTCATGCCTATGAAGATTGCATTTGTTTGATCAACTTTGGATTACTTTATTAACTATTTGCTTTTGTCAGCTGCTGGATTAACCTTGATGATAATCCCTTTGTTTTGTTGATTAACTGGATCcttgatttaatttagttgtttgataaaatgaatAACTTGTTAGAtgctattgaaaaaaaaaatattttcctttggGTATATGATCTGGATTATGAATGATAAACTGTGAGTTTTTAGTAAAAtgtattttggttttgtttcacAGCTGGTGGGTTGGGCCATGGTGTTGCCCATGCCGTGTTCTTCTGCATCAGCCTATTAACTCCTGCATTTGGTCCAGCAACATATTTTGTTGACAGGTGTTCAAAAgttccattttttcttctttatggTGAGTTTCCCACAGCTAGTTGTTGTATGCATGTATATGAATAGTGTGGGATTTTACAGCTtcaaacttttgaaaactttgcCATCTAAGGATTTATTgcatattcatataatttatgaGTTTATATAGAGTTTGGATTAGAGTTGCTTCATGAGAATCTTTGATAGCGTTTTCCTCCTATTAAGCCtcagattttatatataaacaacaatagctctgatatttttttctcttccaaattgagatatgatatttttaatatttaacttcTCCAATTAGCTCACCGTTTTCTATATACATTGCAGCAACTATTGCTCTTGCATTTGTCACAATCCACACATTCTCAATGGTCATAGCATTTAATGGATACACAGAGGGGAACAAAGTGGATACATATTTCGTTCCCATTGTTCACATTGTTGCAGGAATGGTGGTAAAATCTCACTCTTTGCATTATATTTTTACCCTAAAATTTACAACTGTAACTAGTAACCAGCCATCTTTCTTTGTGGTGCCTGTCTGCTTGAATTTTAGTAGGTTTCAGAAAACATGAGAACTGTAACAGGAAAAAGTCTCCTGTATATActgtaaattatatttatgaaatgatattttggaatgtaactgtttttttttatgacttttGCCTTCAATTAATGCTTAAACTACATTGTTTTCTTTGACTTGCTGTTTCCTTATTCAGACACTGGTGAATTTGGCTCCTGGTGGTTGCGCTGTTGGCATTCCTCTTCTTTATTTCACTGCTATCTTGACCTTGGTTCATTGTGGGAGGATGGTTTGGAGAAGATTGACAGAAAACCCAATCAGACCAGGTCACTCATAGTAATTgatgatttttgtaaaaagtcGCCCTATACTTGCTTATTGCTCACTATACCTGTTGGAATACGGAAGATAGCAGAAGTTATATTGCACAAAAGGTGTTACCTTGACTTGATGCTCCCATCCTATAATATGCGGGGCTCAAAGTCACCTTTCTTTCATATTTGGCAGTTTTACTTATCGTCATTGTAATTAGGTTCATTCAAATTTTGGTTGCAGAAGCCAGTTTGTTAAAGTATTGGCCGTTTAGTATCTAGAAAATGGAAGTCTACCAGATTAAGAACATGTGTGAAATAATTTCTCCTTAAGTTccttttaaaagagaaaaataaaataaaaaactcaaacTAGTATATCCATGAGttctaataaaaagaaaaattaaaattagcttCTTCATcaccttttttttaaagaaatagttaaaattagtttctccataaactaaaattaacacACGTATATAAgtccaaaaataaatttttatagaaattaattttagacgtagtgttttgaaatttcattttgtcAAATGTTAATTGGGTATATAACATTGAGTGTATGTATGTGTTATCTCGTTGAATTCATTCTTAGTTACTTTATGAATCTGCCTGTTTGTTATGGgtttcaaattcaaatctgcTACAGCCaggtataaaatatatttttaagctGGAAATGTTACATCCAAGGAGCACCTAAAAATAGATATACAACACCAGCTCTTAGCTTGTTGAGActtctaataaaatattctaaaagcACTTGTAAAACTGAACTTTGGTTTTGTTCAATAACAATTTGCTAGAgcaattttggaaaattcatATGGCCCGGAGGCTTCGTCCACCTTCCaatgaattaaattatcatatgcttttattaaaaagttaacaattaggaatgcaaagacagaatgtaatatcaaataattgttacttttcctattttcatttatttaaatgatttattagtTTAACAGCTAAgctaaaaagtataattttgtaatctgttttaaatattgtattaaatgaactgatacatttttaaatattgtattaaatgAAGTGCACTAAAGTATGTGTATTGTACCAAAAAAGGATAAGGTATATACTTCTTCAGTTGTACTTGAGAAAGTCTACCTTAGGAGGCTTCACCATTCAAAATCATGGTAACTCTGTCATTCTGATATTTAATATCAAGCTTGCTCATGACCCTGTTTGGAGAAATTACAATCCGTGCACGAGTTATTAAGAGATTCCTCCAGCATGAACACATCACCATTAAACTCTGAATCAAGCCCTTCACGTCCATCAAACTCCTTCAGTCCCACCACTGTCTCAATTGAAATCTCAGGCTCTTCTTCATCCAAACAAAAATCTTCTCTAACCAATACAAGGTCATAATTTGACTCATGATCCTCATTAACAACATTCTTGTCAACACATAACACTTTGTTGTCATCTTTTGTGCCTTTCAATGCAACTTTCTCATCATTCATCTTTTGTGCACATGTCACCCTGCATACACTTTCATGGACTTTGTTACTGCTTTCCTTTATCCTTGGTGCCATTGATTTACCACCAAACACAAGCCCTTCCCTTGGTGAGATACAAAACGGGCTCCCAGATTCCTCAAAACTCCAGCTGAATTTCCCTTCATATGGCCAAAAAAGTGGTCCATCAGCACTAAACTCTTTCATGTCTTCAATTTCTAAGAGATGTTCCACTGAAATGTTGCTTAGTGGAGTTGAAGGGTTCTCAGATGAGAATCCATGATTAGACTTTGAATCTGAGATCCACTCGGACTCTTCACTTTCAAGAGAGAGTAAAGAATCATCACAGCTGAAGTCACAGTTGATGCAAATATGAGTGGAGCTGTTGCAGCAACAAGGAGAATCTGTAGCAGTTGCATCATTCACAGTTCCAGTCAAACTCATTGTAGTAGCTCTTCTTGTTAACAACAGCTACTCACTGCTAAATTGGACTAATCAGAGATTACCCTTTGAGGATACATATTTGTTTCAAAATCacaaaggaaagagaaaagtCAAGAAAACGTTCAATGTTATAACACTCATTACAAACATTATGAACTGAGATGAAAAGTTATTTTCCTTAAGTACCTTAGATTCAGTGTAAGGAGCTAATAATGACAGTGTTCAGTCCATTGAATTACACATATAAAACTTGCCAAATAAACCAAAAGAATACatcataacaataataattaggtttagtttttttttgtattcccacgcaattattatattttaacctCTGAATTTAGAAACTAGAGATTTTAACATAGACTTTTTAGCTTGTCTCAGTTCtcatttttaataagttttgatctttaattttgtctttcaaAACTAACATTACTCAACATAGGTAGAAACTGaaatataaagattttataaaagatCAAACAAGTAACTAAATCTAATAGTTAAACAAACTCACGAAGTTAAAGGAAGAGAAACTTCCCAATAGTGTAATTACATTGAATTGAAGAGTGTGATATTTGGAAAATAATTCATAAACTAATTATGCATGATCTGCTGTGTCAACTAAGATCTAAGCTTATATGGCTGTGTTGGAACTAAACATTTTGGCTGATAAACGCATTCATGTAAAATAAATGAACATACAAAAAAGGGATCAAAGCTACCAAAAGACATTATCAGatagaaagaaaatcataagCCACTCAGCAGCAGCTTTTTAGTGAGGCAATGATTTTAGCCTTTGGATTTTAATTTgatgacagaaaactataaccCATGACAGATTCAGGCATATTGGAAAAAACATCAtatggaaggaaaaaaaaaaactgcttTTATAAAACCCATTACCTTGCTTCTACTCTGGAAACCACACCACATGTTATGAGTTTGAtcaaagaaagagaaatgaaaaaagaaaaagaaatttttggGTGAAAGAAAATTCCCAGAGAGAACAGAGCACAGTACTTAAATAGCAAAGATGAAAAGGTAGAAGAACACTGTCTTTTACTTGCATTGTAGTGTTAGaaattcaaccaaaaacaaaacagaatttttttttgagttttgtgCTCTCACTAGCCATGCTGATGTCTCACAGCTAAACTCCATTGGTGAATTTAATGGTCCACTCATTGTTGGCCATTTATTAATTCTTGAAGATTATGATCAGACCATTTTccatttcattaattttattttaattcttcacTTCAAGTCCAGAAGGGGCAGGGATTTCtcacaccttttttttttttacaaaacattgattattttcttcatcaatatttttattgttatcctctgcttttttgttcttttttaacttttttttctctaattttgtaCTTTCTATGTTTTTCTGtagttaattcaaataaaaaaaactgtggtattaatttccttttttttagtgttatattttatttaaataatgatacttagacaacatttttttgacaacatttgaa comes from the Vigna radiata var. radiata cultivar VC1973A chromosome 2, Vradiata_ver6, whole genome shotgun sequence genome and includes:
- the LOC106776165 gene encoding gamma-secretase subunit APH1-like translates to MTVAAGIGYALVALGPSLSLFISVISKKPFLILTVLSSTLLWLISLIVLSGIWRGFLPLNTTSWWPFGILIFSCVAFQEALRLFFWKVYKKLEDMLDAFADRVSKPHLLLTDKMLIALAGGLGHGVAHAVFFCISLLTPAFGPATYFVDRCSKVPFFLLYATIALAFVTIHTFSMVIAFNGYTEGNKVDTYFVPIVHIVAGMVTLVNLAPGGCAVGIPLLYFTAILTLVHCGRMVWRRLTENPIRPGHS
- the LOC106776174 gene encoding uncharacterized protein LOC106776174 — its product is MSLTGTVNDATATDSPCCCNSSTHICINCDFSCDDSLLSLESEESEWISDSKSNHGFSSENPSTPLSNISVEHLLEIEDMKEFSADGPLFWPYEGKFSWSFEESGSPFCISPREGLVFGGKSMAPRIKESSNKVHESVCRVTCAQKMNDEKVALKGTKDDNKVLCVDKNVVNEDHESNYDLVLVREDFCLDEEEPEISIETVVGLKEFDGREGLDSEFNGDVFMLEESLNNSCTDCNFSKQGHEQA